The following proteins come from a genomic window of Yinghuangia sp. ASG 101:
- a CDS encoding ATP-dependent Clp protease ATP-binding subunit, with product MFERFTDRARRVVVLAQEEARMLNHNYIGTEHILLGLIHEGEGVAAKALESLGISLEAVRQQVEEIIGQGQQAPSGHIPFTPRAKKVLELSLREALQLGHNYIGTEHILLGLIREGEGVAAQVLVKLGADLNRVRQQVIQLLSGYSGEKTASPGGAGQEGTPSTSLVLDQFGRNLTQAAREGKLDPVIGREKEIERVMQVLSRRTKNNPVLIGEPGVGKTAVVEGLAQAIVKGEVPETLKDKQLYTLDLGALVAGSRYRGDFEERLKKVLKEIRTRGDIILFIDELHTLVGAGAAEGAIDAASILKPMLARGELQTIGATTLDEYRKHLEKDAALERRFQPIQVAEPSLPHTIEILKGLRDRYEAHHRVSITDAALVAAATLADRYISDRFLPDKAIDLIDEAGSRMRIRRMTAPPDLREFDEKIANVRREKESAIDAQDFEKAASLRDKEKTLLADKAKREKEWKAGDMDVVAEVDEELIAEVLSTATGIPVFKLTEEESARLLRMEDELHKRVIGQKDAIKALSQAIRRTRAGLKDPKRPGGSFIFAGPSGVGKTELSKTLAEFLFGDEDALIQLDMSEFSEKHTVSRLFGSPPGYVGYEEGGQLTEKVRRKPFSVVLFDEVEKAHPDIFNSLLQILEDGRLTDSQGRVVDFKNTVIIMTTNLGTRDISKGFGLGFSGSSDVKTGYDRMKAKVNEELKQHFRPEFLNRVDDTIVFHQLSEDDIIQIVDLMIAKVDERLKDRDMGIELTPAAKKLLAKKGYDPLLGARPLRRTIQREIEDSLSEKILYAELRPGTIVVVGTEGDGDDEKFTFVGEEKAALPDVPPVEAAGSGPDLSKGEAT from the coding sequence ATGTTCGAGAGGTTCACCGACCGCGCGCGGCGGGTTGTCGTTCTGGCTCAGGAGGAGGCCAGGATGCTCAACCACAACTACATCGGGACTGAGCACATCCTCCTCGGCCTCATCCACGAGGGTGAGGGCGTGGCCGCAAAGGCGCTGGAGAGCCTCGGGATTTCGCTTGAGGCGGTCCGTCAGCAGGTGGAGGAGATCATCGGCCAGGGCCAGCAGGCCCCGTCCGGCCACATCCCCTTCACGCCCCGCGCCAAGAAGGTCCTGGAGCTCTCGCTGCGCGAGGCACTTCAGTTGGGTCACAACTACATCGGCACCGAGCACATCCTGCTGGGCCTGATCCGTGAGGGCGAGGGCGTGGCCGCCCAGGTCCTGGTCAAGCTCGGCGCGGATCTGAACCGCGTGCGGCAGCAGGTCATCCAGCTGCTCTCCGGTTACTCGGGCGAGAAGACCGCCTCGCCGGGCGGCGCCGGCCAGGAGGGCACGCCGTCCACGTCGCTCGTGCTCGACCAGTTCGGGCGCAACCTGACGCAGGCCGCCCGCGAGGGCAAGCTCGACCCGGTCATCGGGCGCGAGAAGGAGATCGAGCGGGTCATGCAGGTGCTGTCCCGCCGCACCAAGAACAACCCGGTGCTCATCGGCGAGCCCGGCGTCGGCAAGACCGCCGTCGTCGAGGGCCTGGCCCAGGCGATCGTCAAGGGCGAGGTCCCCGAGACGCTGAAGGACAAGCAGCTCTACACGCTTGACCTCGGCGCGCTGGTCGCCGGCTCCCGCTACCGCGGTGACTTCGAGGAGCGCCTGAAGAAGGTGCTCAAGGAGATCCGCACGCGCGGCGACATCATCCTGTTCATCGACGAGCTGCACACCCTCGTGGGTGCGGGCGCCGCCGAGGGCGCGATCGACGCCGCGAGCATCCTCAAGCCGATGCTGGCCCGCGGTGAGCTGCAGACGATCGGTGCGACGACGCTCGACGAGTACCGCAAGCACCTGGAGAAGGACGCCGCGCTGGAGCGCCGCTTCCAGCCGATCCAGGTCGCGGAGCCGTCGCTGCCGCACACGATCGAGATCCTCAAGGGCCTGCGCGACCGGTACGAGGCGCACCACCGCGTCTCGATCACCGACGCCGCGCTGGTCGCCGCCGCGACCCTGGCGGACCGGTACATCTCGGACCGGTTCCTGCCGGACAAGGCGATCGACCTGATCGACGAGGCCGGCTCGCGCATGCGCATCCGCCGCATGACCGCGCCGCCGGACCTGCGCGAGTTCGACGAGAAGATCGCGAACGTGCGCCGCGAGAAGGAGTCCGCGATCGACGCGCAGGACTTCGAGAAGGCGGCGTCGCTGCGCGACAAGGAGAAGACCCTCCTCGCGGACAAGGCGAAGCGCGAGAAGGAGTGGAAGGCCGGCGACATGGACGTCGTCGCCGAGGTGGACGAGGAGCTGATCGCCGAGGTCCTGTCGACCGCGACGGGCATCCCGGTGTTCAAGCTCACCGAGGAGGAGTCGGCGCGCCTGCTGCGCATGGAGGACGAGCTGCACAAGCGCGTCATCGGGCAGAAGGACGCGATCAAGGCGCTGTCCCAGGCGATCCGGCGTACGCGCGCCGGTCTGAAGGACCCGAAGCGCCCCGGCGGCTCGTTCATCTTCGCGGGCCCGTCCGGTGTCGGTAAGACGGAGCTGTCCAAGACGCTCGCCGAGTTCCTGTTCGGCGACGAGGACGCGCTGATCCAGCTCGACATGTCGGAGTTCTCCGAGAAGCACACCGTGTCGCGGCTGTTCGGCTCGCCTCCCGGCTACGTCGGCTACGAAGAGGGCGGCCAGCTCACCGAGAAGGTGCGCCGCAAGCCGTTCTCGGTGGTGCTGTTCGACGAGGTCGAGAAGGCGCACCCGGACATCTTCAACTCGCTGCTGCAGATCCTGGAGGACGGCCGCCTGACCGACTCCCAGGGTCGGGTCGTCGACTTCAAGAACACCGTCATCATCATGACGACCAACCTCGGCACGCGGGACATCTCGAAGGGCTTCGGCCTCGGCTTCAGCGGCTCGTCGGACGTCAAGACCGGCTACGACCGCATGAAGGCGAAGGTCAACGAGGAGCTGAAGCAGCACTTCCGGCCCGAGTTCCTGAACCGTGTCGACGACACGATCGTGTTCCACCAGCTGTCCGAGGACGACATCATCCAGATCGTCGACCTCATGATCGCCAAGGTGGACGAGCGGCTGAAGGACCGGGACATGGGCATCGAGCTCACCCCGGCCGCGAAGAAGCTGCTCGCGAAGAAGGGCTACGACCCGCTGCTGGGCGCGCGTCCGCTGCGGCGCACGATCCAGCGGGAGATCGAGGACTCGCTGTCCGAGAAGATCCTGTACGCGGAGCTGCGCCCGGGCACGATCGTCGTGGTCGGCACCGAGGGAGACGGCGACGACGAGAAGTTCACGTTCGTCGGCGAGGAGAAGGCCGCGCTGCCGGACGTGCCGCCGGTCGAGGCCGCGGGCTCCGGCCCGGACCTGTCGAAGGGCGAGGCGACCTGA
- a CDS encoding helix-turn-helix domain-containing protein, with amino-acid sequence MSVDPQHTVKRKRLGQELRRLREERGITRNAAAAAMKCDASKISRMELARAYVTAHDLAVLCQLYDVPPQQRFELESLLVGKRPRHWWRAYADVMSAGLTDFVALEDDAEAELEYHPMVVCGLLQTPAYIETIMRTGFHTFDIDQIESMTAVRMARQRRLVDEPTLRFHGITTEAALNFELGGPEVMREQFLHMAEMAGLPNVTMQIVPFTAGRSAVQGAGFVVLKFADPVDPSVAFMDSISGIIPRDTQRDIRRCDRLFGQIQSAALSPEDSVALLLERAESAS; translated from the coding sequence GTGTCGGTGGACCCTCAGCACACCGTGAAACGCAAGCGCCTCGGCCAGGAACTGCGCAGACTTCGCGAGGAACGCGGGATCACACGCAATGCCGCCGCCGCGGCGATGAAGTGCGACGCGTCGAAGATCTCCCGGATGGAGTTGGCCCGCGCGTATGTGACCGCGCACGATCTCGCGGTGCTCTGCCAGTTGTACGACGTACCGCCGCAGCAGCGGTTCGAGTTGGAATCGCTGCTCGTCGGCAAGCGTCCGCGTCATTGGTGGCGGGCGTACGCGGACGTGATGAGTGCGGGGCTCACCGACTTCGTCGCGCTGGAGGACGACGCCGAGGCCGAGCTGGAATACCACCCGATGGTGGTCTGCGGCCTGCTCCAGACTCCGGCGTACATCGAGACCATCATGCGTACGGGCTTTCACACGTTCGACATCGACCAGATCGAAAGCATGACCGCGGTGCGGATGGCACGGCAGCGCAGGCTCGTCGACGAGCCCACGCTGCGTTTTCACGGCATCACCACGGAGGCGGCGCTCAACTTCGAGTTGGGGGGTCCGGAGGTGATGCGGGAGCAGTTTCTGCACATGGCGGAGATGGCCGGGCTGCCGAATGTGACGATGCAGATCGTGCCGTTCACCGCGGGGCGAAGTGCCGTGCAGGGGGCGGGATTTGTCGTACTTAAGTTCGCTGATCCCGTTGATCCATCGGTGGCCTTCATGGACAGTATCAGCGGTATCATCCCCCGTGACACGCAGCGCGATATCCGGCGCTGTGACCGCTTGTTTGGCCAGATCCAATCGGCGGCGTTGTCGCCGGAAGACTCGGTCGCGCTGCTTCTTGAACGAGCAGAAAGCGCTTCATGA
- a CDS encoding DUF397 domain-containing protein gives MNKNELYQADLTYAGWTKSSFSEMGSSCVELAPISGGVAVRDSKDPSRPALCYTLDELDAFISGVKAGEFDRFL, from the coding sequence ATGAACAAGAACGAGCTGTACCAGGCGGATCTGACGTACGCGGGATGGACGAAGTCGTCGTTCTCGGAAATGGGCTCGTCGTGCGTCGAACTCGCGCCGATCAGCGGGGGCGTGGCCGTGCGCGACTCCAAAGACCCGTCGCGACCCGCTCTTTGCTACACCCTCGACGAACTCGACGCGTTCATCTCGGGTGTCAAGGCGGGGGAATTCGACCGGTTCCTGTGA
- a CDS encoding class I adenylate-forming enzyme family protein, translating into MRHHSEVMAPRAQAYDEDPNNLVRTHAARHPDSPAIADPPDIHRLTGRPARQWTWAGLDHEVDRLATTFAAYGVRGTDTVAVQLPAGVELVQAVLACWRLGAVPMPLSVGLRDRGLTYRAMRAGARTIVTSVRIGRRQAAATAAALPCFPTVFTWGVEVPRRAVDLAAAGAEAKPGALPRTEIVPDDRAVVLWASPDRQFSYRHRDLSAAAVPTTAESLTNTRALTCPASFHETLVPWLRAGCRLIHPDVVGDNLGSLTGTGRIPPP; encoded by the coding sequence ATGCGCCATCACTCAGAGGTCATGGCCCCTCGCGCGCAGGCATACGACGAGGACCCGAACAACCTGGTGCGCACCCACGCGGCGCGGCATCCGGACTCCCCCGCAATCGCCGATCCCCCCGACATCCACCGGCTGACCGGCCGCCCGGCACGGCAGTGGACCTGGGCCGGGCTCGACCACGAAGTCGACCGGCTGGCAACGACGTTCGCCGCATATGGGGTACGCGGAACCGACACCGTCGCCGTACAACTCCCCGCCGGGGTCGAACTCGTCCAGGCGGTCCTGGCCTGCTGGCGTCTCGGAGCGGTGCCCATGCCGCTGTCCGTCGGCCTGCGTGACCGGGGCCTCACCTACCGGGCGATGCGCGCCGGTGCCCGGACGATCGTGACGAGCGTCCGGATCGGCCGGCGCCAGGCCGCGGCCACCGCCGCGGCGCTGCCCTGCTTCCCGACCGTGTTCACCTGGGGTGTGGAAGTACCGCGCCGCGCCGTCGACTTGGCGGCGGCCGGCGCCGAGGCGAAGCCCGGCGCACTCCCCCGGACCGAGATCGTGCCCGACGACCGTGCGGTCGTGCTGTGGGCCTCGCCCGACCGGCAGTTCTCCTACCGGCACCGCGATCTCTCCGCTGCCGCCGTGCCCACGACCGCGGAATCACTCACCAACACACGGGCGTTGACCTGCCCGGCGAGTTTCCACGAGACCCTGGTGCCGTGGCTGCGCGCCGGCTGCCGTCTGATTCACCCGGACGTGGTCGGCGACAACCTCGGCTCCCTCACAGGAACCGGTCGAATTCCCCCGCCTTGA
- a CDS encoding ATP-binding protein: MHAIAASSEPVHILRLPSDPGSVAAAREHVEVLCRKFGLDAFAPVQVVSELAGNAVEHAGMSGGLEVWVSIDPSYMWIEVVDFAPEFVPVLDTIEEPGEEQERGRGLLIARMLAERIEALVLDDRKALCACFPVSL, translated from the coding sequence GTGCACGCAATCGCTGCGTCTTCCGAGCCCGTCCACATCCTCCGGCTGCCGTCCGACCCCGGTTCGGTCGCCGCCGCCCGGGAACACGTCGAAGTGCTGTGCCGAAAATTCGGCCTCGACGCGTTCGCACCGGTGCAAGTGGTGTCCGAATTAGCGGGCAACGCCGTCGAACACGCCGGCATGTCCGGCGGTCTCGAAGTATGGGTGTCGATCGATCCCAGCTACATGTGGATCGAAGTCGTCGACTTCGCGCCCGAATTCGTCCCCGTTCTCGACACGATCGAGGAACCGGGCGAGGAACAGGAACGCGGAAGGGGCCTCTTGATCGCCCGCATGCTGGCCGAGCGCATCGAGGCGCTGGTTCTGGACGACCGCAAGGCGCTGTGCGCGTGCTTCCCCGTCTCGCTCTGA